From a single Raphanus sativus cultivar WK10039 chromosome 3, ASM80110v3, whole genome shotgun sequence genomic region:
- the LOC108847567 gene encoding exocyst complex component SEC10b-like isoform X2, whose amino-acid sequence MRGARGPRSSSSANSAPVILDIEDFKGDFSFDALFGNLVNDLLPSFLEEEADSGDGHGNIDGLGNGHLRGGQSDASRFSQMSSAPFFPEVDGLLSLFKDACKELIDLRKQVDGRLDTLKKEVSTQDGKHRKTLTEIEKGVDGLFESFARLDGRISSVGQTAAKIGDHLQSADAQRETASQTIELIKYLMEFNGSPGDLMELSALFSDDSRVAEAASIAQKLRSFAEEDIGRQGAAGNATPGRGLEVAVANLQDYCNELENRLLSRFDAASQRRDLSTMSECAKILSQFNRGTSAMQHYVATRPMFIDVEVMNSDIRLVLGDDGSLPSPNNVARGLSSLYKQITDTVRKEAATITAVFPAPNEVMAILVQRVLEQRVTGILDKILVKPSLMSPPPVQEGGLLLYLRMFAVAYERTQELAKDLRAVGCGDLDVEDLTESLFSSHKDEYPEHEQASLKQLYQAKMEELRAESQQGSESSGTIGRSKGASISSSQQQIAVTVVTEFVRWNEEAISRCTLLSSQPATLAANVKAIFTCLLDQVSVYITEGLERARDGLSEAAGLRERFVLGTLSRRVAAAAASAAEAAAAAGESSFKAFMVAVQRCGSSVAIVQQYFANSISRLLLPVDGAHAASCEEMSTALSKAEVAAYKGLQQCIETVISEVERLLSAEQLATDYRSPDDGFSPDHRPTNACIRVVAYLSRVLESAFTALEGLNKQAFLTELGNRLDKLLLTHWQKFTFNPSGGLRLKRDINEYGDFVKRFSVPSVEEKFELLGIMANVFIVAPESLATLFEGSPSIRKDAQRFIQLREDYKSAKLATRLSSLWPSLS is encoded by the exons ATGAGAGGAGCAAGAGGTCCCAGATCATCATCCTCTGCTAACTCTGCTCCTGTGATACTCGACATTGAAGATTTCAAG GGAGACTTTTCATTTGATGCGTTATTTGGGAACCTGGTGAACGATCTCTTGCCTTCTTTCCtggaagaagaagctgattCAGGTGATGGACACGGCAACATTGATGGTTTGGGTAATGGGCATTTACGTGGTGGGCAGTCTGATGCATCCAGGTTCTCTCAGATGTCTTCTGCTCCTTTCTTCCCTGAAGTAGATGGTCTCTTGTCTTTGTTTAAAGACGCTTGCAAGGAGTTGATTGATCTGCGGAAGCAg GTTGATGGAAGGCTCGACACGCTAAAGAAGGAAGTTTCAACACAAGATGGCAAGCACCGGAAGACACTGACTGAG ATAGAGAAAGGTGTGGATGGTTTGTTTGAGAGCTTTGCAAGGCTGGACGGTCGTATTTCAAGTGTTGGACAGACCGCTGCAAAAATAGGAGATCATTTGCAG AGTGCAGATGCTCAGCGGGAAACTGCTAGCCAGACCATAGAGCTTATAAAG TACCTGATGGAGTTCAACGGCAGCCCAGGGGATCTTATGGAGCTTTCTGCTTTGTTTTCTGATGATAGCCGTGTAGCTGAGGCTGCTTCTATCGCTCAGAAATTAC GATCGTTTGCTGAGGAAGACATTGGAAGGCAAGGTGCTGCAGGAAATGCAACCCCTGGCCGAGGACTGGAAGTTGCAGTTGCTAATCTTCAGGATTACTGTAATG AATTGGAGAACAGGCTTTTATCTCGTTTTGATGCTGCATCACAGCGGAGAGATTTGTCCACCATGTCCGAATGTGCTAAGATTTTGTCACAG TTTAACAGGGGTACAAGTGCCATGCAACACTATGTGGCAACGCGTCCAATGTTTATTGATGTGGAAGTCATGAATTCAGACATTAGGTTGGTGCTTGGTGACGACGGTTCTCTGCCTAGTCCTAACAATGTTGCCCGTGGACTTTCTTCGTTATACAAGCAAATTACAG ACACTGTACGCAAAGAAGCAGCGACCATTACAGCTGTTTTCCCCGCTCCAAATGAAGTTATGGCGATCTTAGTTCAG AGAGTTCTCGAGCAGCGTGTCACAGGTATTCTTGACAAAATCTTGGTGAAGCCCTCTCTTATGAGTCCACCACCTGTGCAAGAAGGCGGACTATTACTA TACCTTAGAATGTTTGCGGTTGCATATGAGAGAACCCAAGAACTAGCTAAAGACCTCCGAGCTGTTGGATGCGGTGACCTGGATGTTGAAGATTTGACAGAGTCCTTGTTTTCCTCGCACAAGGATGAATACCCTGAGCATGAGCAAGCCTCCTTGAAACAACTGTATCAAGCAAAG ATGGAAGAATTACGTGCTGAGAGTCAGCAAGGCTCGGAATCATCTGGGACAATAGGACGCTCTAAGGGTGCTTCAATATCATCTTCTCAGCAGCAGATAGCAGTCACTGTTGTGACGGAGTTTGTTCGATGGAATGAAGAAGCAATATCCAGATGCACACTGTTGTCATCTCAG CCAGCCACACTTGCAGCCAATGTTAAAGCCATATTTACTTGCCTGCTAGATCAG GTGAGCGTATACATAACTGAGGGACTTGAACGTGCAAGGGATGGCCTGTCTGAAGCTGCGGGACTGAGGGAGAGATTTGTTTTGGGCACACTTAGCAGAAGAGTGGCTGCGGCAGCTGCTTCCGCT GCAGAAGCAGCAGCTGCTGCTGGTGAAAGTAGCTTTAAAGCCTTCATGGTTGCTGTCCAACGTTGTGGTAGCAGTGTTGCTATAGTTCAGCAG TATTTTGCAAATTCTATTTCTCGGCTTCTCCTACCAGTGGATGGTGCACATGCTGCATCATGTGAAGAAATGTCAACTGCTCTGTCCAAAGCAGAGGTTGCTGCTTACAAGGGACTCCAACAGTGCATTGAAACTGTGATATCTGAG GTTGAAAGACTGCTTTCAGCTGAGCAGCTGGCTACGGATTATAGATCACCTGATGATGGATTTTCTCCTGATCACCGCCCAACAAATGCCTGCATAAG AGTCGTGGCTTATCTCTCCCGGGTACTTGAGTCAGCCTTCACTGCATTGGAAGGTCTTAATAAGCAAGCCTTCCTGACTGAACTG GGGAACAGGCTAGACAAACTACTACTAACTCACTGGCAGAAGTTCACATTCAATCCAAG TGGAGGACTGCGGCTGAAGCGTGACATAAACGAGTATGGAGATTTTGTTAAGAGATTCAGCGTTCCATCTGTGGAGGAGAAATTTGAGCTTCTGGGAAT AATGGCGAACGTATTCATCGTTGCTCCAGAAAGTCTGGCGACTTTGTTCGAGGGGAGTCCAAGCATTCGCAAAGACGCGCAAAG GTTTATACAACTGCGGGAAGACTATAAGAGTGCGAAGCTGGCAACAAGACTCAGCTCGCTGTGGCCAAGCTTGAGCTGA
- the LOC108847568 gene encoding uncharacterized protein LOC108847568, which translates to MSSSIQIVVETQVEASLSLKDQDEKKTEVVSNELSFGNHGGCCAICLDTIPLQETAMVKGCEHAYCVTCILRWASYKEKPTCPQCKHPFDFLDLHRALDGSVEDFMFEESVCLLLRASWFLPLEAVERVSYNGNDNYDFDIPPEYEEEDEDDLDEFYLHGSNLRLGNRRWGDNGFVRSGRQEARPAQAQHKHHRGGQASGSESGSSSSSLREAKEKTNNSPATGRRAKRAMKREAANKAAEVVAAAKHEALLVRLGRK; encoded by the exons ATGAGTTCCTCGATCCAGATCGTTGTTGAGACGCAAGTGGAAGCTTCTTTGTCTCTTAAAGATCAG GATGAAAAGAAGACTGAAGTAGTGAGCAACGAGCTGAGTTTCGGGAACCATGGCGGATGCTGTGCAATATGTTTGGATACTATACCTCTTCAAGAAACTGCTATGGTCAAAGGCTGTGAACATGCTTACTG TGTGACGTGCATACTCCGTTGGGCAAGTTACAAAGAGAAACCTACCTGCCCACAATGTAAGCATCCATTTGATTTTCTCGATCTCCACCGCGCTCTTGATGGAAG CGTTGAAGATTTCATGTTCGAGGAGAGCGTCTGCCTCCTCCTGAGAGCATCGTGGTTTCTTCCACTGGAAGCAGTGGAGCGGGTGTCGTACAACGGCAACGACAATTATGATTTCGACATTCCACCGGAGTATGAAGAGGAAGACGAAGATGACCTTGACGAGTTTTATCTGCACGGTTCGAATCTTCGTTTAGGGAACAGGAGGTGGGGAGACAATGGATTCGTCAGGTCAGGCCGCCAAGAAGCGAGGCCGGCCCAGGCCCAACATAAGCACCACCGAGGTGGCCAAGCCTCTGGTTCTGAATCaggctcttcttcttcctccttgcGTGAGGCAAAGGAGAAGACTAACAACAGTCCTGCAACAGGCAGGCGTGCCAAGAGGGCGATGAAGCGTGAAGCTGCGAACAAAGCTGCAGAAGTAGTTGCAGCTGCAAAGCATGAGGCTCTTTTGGTTAGGCTGGGAAGGAAGTGA
- the LOC108847567 gene encoding exocyst complex component SEC10a-like isoform X1, whose amino-acid sequence MAEGMRGARGPRSSSSANSAPVILDIEDFKGDFSFDALFGNLVNDLLPSFLEEEADSGDGHGNIDGLGNGHLRGGQSDASRFSQMSSAPFFPEVDGLLSLFKDACKELIDLRKQVDGRLDTLKKEVSTQDGKHRKTLTEIEKGVDGLFESFARLDGRISSVGQTAAKIGDHLQSADAQRETASQTIELIKYLMEFNGSPGDLMELSALFSDDSRVAEAASIAQKLRSFAEEDIGRQGAAGNATPGRGLEVAVANLQDYCNELENRLLSRFDAASQRRDLSTMSECAKILSQFNRGTSAMQHYVATRPMFIDVEVMNSDIRLVLGDDGSLPSPNNVARGLSSLYKQITDTVRKEAATITAVFPAPNEVMAILVQRVLEQRVTGILDKILVKPSLMSPPPVQEGGLLLYLRMFAVAYERTQELAKDLRAVGCGDLDVEDLTESLFSSHKDEYPEHEQASLKQLYQAKMEELRAESQQGSESSGTIGRSKGASISSSQQQIAVTVVTEFVRWNEEAISRCTLLSSQPATLAANVKAIFTCLLDQVSVYITEGLERARDGLSEAAGLRERFVLGTLSRRVAAAAASAAEAAAAAGESSFKAFMVAVQRCGSSVAIVQQYFANSISRLLLPVDGAHAASCEEMSTALSKAEVAAYKGLQQCIETVISEVERLLSAEQLATDYRSPDDGFSPDHRPTNACIRVVAYLSRVLESAFTALEGLNKQAFLTELGNRLDKLLLTHWQKFTFNPSGGLRLKRDINEYGDFVKRFSVPSVEEKFELLGIMANVFIVAPESLATLFEGSPSIRKDAQRFIQLREDYKSAKLATRLSSLWPSLS is encoded by the exons ATGGCAGAAGGAATGAGAGGAGCAAGAGGTCCCAGATCATCATCCTCTGCTAACTCTGCTCCTGTGATACTCGACATTGAAGATTTCAAG GGAGACTTTTCATTTGATGCGTTATTTGGGAACCTGGTGAACGATCTCTTGCCTTCTTTCCtggaagaagaagctgattCAGGTGATGGACACGGCAACATTGATGGTTTGGGTAATGGGCATTTACGTGGTGGGCAGTCTGATGCATCCAGGTTCTCTCAGATGTCTTCTGCTCCTTTCTTCCCTGAAGTAGATGGTCTCTTGTCTTTGTTTAAAGACGCTTGCAAGGAGTTGATTGATCTGCGGAAGCAg GTTGATGGAAGGCTCGACACGCTAAAGAAGGAAGTTTCAACACAAGATGGCAAGCACCGGAAGACACTGACTGAG ATAGAGAAAGGTGTGGATGGTTTGTTTGAGAGCTTTGCAAGGCTGGACGGTCGTATTTCAAGTGTTGGACAGACCGCTGCAAAAATAGGAGATCATTTGCAG AGTGCAGATGCTCAGCGGGAAACTGCTAGCCAGACCATAGAGCTTATAAAG TACCTGATGGAGTTCAACGGCAGCCCAGGGGATCTTATGGAGCTTTCTGCTTTGTTTTCTGATGATAGCCGTGTAGCTGAGGCTGCTTCTATCGCTCAGAAATTAC GATCGTTTGCTGAGGAAGACATTGGAAGGCAAGGTGCTGCAGGAAATGCAACCCCTGGCCGAGGACTGGAAGTTGCAGTTGCTAATCTTCAGGATTACTGTAATG AATTGGAGAACAGGCTTTTATCTCGTTTTGATGCTGCATCACAGCGGAGAGATTTGTCCACCATGTCCGAATGTGCTAAGATTTTGTCACAG TTTAACAGGGGTACAAGTGCCATGCAACACTATGTGGCAACGCGTCCAATGTTTATTGATGTGGAAGTCATGAATTCAGACATTAGGTTGGTGCTTGGTGACGACGGTTCTCTGCCTAGTCCTAACAATGTTGCCCGTGGACTTTCTTCGTTATACAAGCAAATTACAG ACACTGTACGCAAAGAAGCAGCGACCATTACAGCTGTTTTCCCCGCTCCAAATGAAGTTATGGCGATCTTAGTTCAG AGAGTTCTCGAGCAGCGTGTCACAGGTATTCTTGACAAAATCTTGGTGAAGCCCTCTCTTATGAGTCCACCACCTGTGCAAGAAGGCGGACTATTACTA TACCTTAGAATGTTTGCGGTTGCATATGAGAGAACCCAAGAACTAGCTAAAGACCTCCGAGCTGTTGGATGCGGTGACCTGGATGTTGAAGATTTGACAGAGTCCTTGTTTTCCTCGCACAAGGATGAATACCCTGAGCATGAGCAAGCCTCCTTGAAACAACTGTATCAAGCAAAG ATGGAAGAATTACGTGCTGAGAGTCAGCAAGGCTCGGAATCATCTGGGACAATAGGACGCTCTAAGGGTGCTTCAATATCATCTTCTCAGCAGCAGATAGCAGTCACTGTTGTGACGGAGTTTGTTCGATGGAATGAAGAAGCAATATCCAGATGCACACTGTTGTCATCTCAG CCAGCCACACTTGCAGCCAATGTTAAAGCCATATTTACTTGCCTGCTAGATCAG GTGAGCGTATACATAACTGAGGGACTTGAACGTGCAAGGGATGGCCTGTCTGAAGCTGCGGGACTGAGGGAGAGATTTGTTTTGGGCACACTTAGCAGAAGAGTGGCTGCGGCAGCTGCTTCCGCT GCAGAAGCAGCAGCTGCTGCTGGTGAAAGTAGCTTTAAAGCCTTCATGGTTGCTGTCCAACGTTGTGGTAGCAGTGTTGCTATAGTTCAGCAG TATTTTGCAAATTCTATTTCTCGGCTTCTCCTACCAGTGGATGGTGCACATGCTGCATCATGTGAAGAAATGTCAACTGCTCTGTCCAAAGCAGAGGTTGCTGCTTACAAGGGACTCCAACAGTGCATTGAAACTGTGATATCTGAG GTTGAAAGACTGCTTTCAGCTGAGCAGCTGGCTACGGATTATAGATCACCTGATGATGGATTTTCTCCTGATCACCGCCCAACAAATGCCTGCATAAG AGTCGTGGCTTATCTCTCCCGGGTACTTGAGTCAGCCTTCACTGCATTGGAAGGTCTTAATAAGCAAGCCTTCCTGACTGAACTG GGGAACAGGCTAGACAAACTACTACTAACTCACTGGCAGAAGTTCACATTCAATCCAAG TGGAGGACTGCGGCTGAAGCGTGACATAAACGAGTATGGAGATTTTGTTAAGAGATTCAGCGTTCCATCTGTGGAGGAGAAATTTGAGCTTCTGGGAAT AATGGCGAACGTATTCATCGTTGCTCCAGAAAGTCTGGCGACTTTGTTCGAGGGGAGTCCAAGCATTCGCAAAGACGCGCAAAG GTTTATACAACTGCGGGAAGACTATAAGAGTGCGAAGCTGGCAACAAGACTCAGCTCGCTGTGGCCAAGCTTGAGCTGA
- the LOC130509544 gene encoding uncharacterized protein LOC130509544: MRLMIAFKENKVWKAIEFGTKSRREGLQVGELDTAKAMAKFDKIKMKDEDTVDVLAVELSEVTSKVDSLGETIEESKFVRKLLKILTEKIYIRNVVSLEQILELKTTSLEDIIGRPKVYKERISEEEEEQKDEQGKLMNASIDTQENCGGSRGRRRGCRSNWRGRSHGRSGSYQKGSYKQGRYKERDTLHIQCCLCDELRLRKFQEATEKEDEGIQETNELRIHEVVYLNKRKMMPVSKDAGCQEGIKDAPLMIHDRLKQLFVKTTRSRNCWYKVTLEVENISGFFISSIFKQEKNKNMTGGDMMEDDWEFASSSNPNRNVVLIGRARNGRSTKDNITLRRKVFKSKYLSRAVTNTSESQRFVRECGQNINIVDTPGLFDLSMTAEFIAKEIVRCITLAEDGIHAVLFVFTVRGRPTDEEKFSLYQLQTLFGSKTAVYMITVLTGGNILQDSDETLEEYLGQECPEFLKEILELCDNRMILFNNKTKDKRKKAEQVEKLMSLVDGKPFTDELFHELQEEAIKLGDQKKQVERLKGYSKSELLDKFKRFKILAEQETRTTIITLRTDRVGKLVSYEFQAYSDEQRKKPNLEVLRVFNYINYAKTDSAGAESWRNSGTFILREFSSIGLRGVKDIASAEESSQDTRVMSENGTNEKLNREEEENNVNGDEQEWSQSQLRRSTRVNVRPAYLDDYALTIETECVYFLLVINKESWIEACKERPLCQKKNLLVMVVDDLRVSEALQAEANWYHQIAERKLKEVEKREDDLARRLTSFKPAV; encoded by the coding sequence ATGCGGTTGATGATTGCTTTCAAAGAAAATAAGGTGTGGAAAGCCATTGAGTTCGGAACTAAAAGCAGAAGAGAAGGACTACAAGTTGGAGAACTTGACACCGCGAAAGCTATGGCCAAATTTGACAAAATCAAGATGAAAGACGAAGACACAGTCGATGTATTAGCTGTGGAACTTTCAGAAGTTACATCCAAAGTAGATTCTCTTGGAGAAACTATTGAAGAATCAAAATTTGTGAGGAAGCTTCTGAAAATATTAACTGAGAAAATATACATACGCAACGTTGTGTCTCTCGAACAGATCCTTGAACTGAAAACAACAAGCCTTGAAGATATCATTGGAAGGCCAAAAGTGTATAAAGAGAGAATtagtgaagaagaggaagaacagaaAGATGAACAGGGAAAATTAATGAACGCTAGCATAGACACGCAAGAGAATTGCGGTGGtagcagaggaagaagaagaggatgtcGCTCTAACTGGAGAGGAAGAAGTCATGGAAGATCAGGTAGCTATCAGAAGGGATCATACAAGCAAGGGCGTTATAAAGAGAGAGATACTTTACATATTCAGTGTTGTCTATGTGATGAGCTCAGATTGCGTAAGTTCCAAGAAGCCACTGAGAAAGAGGACGAAGGTATTCAAGAAACTAATGAGTTGAGGATCCACGAGGTGGTGTATCTAAACAAGCGAAAGATGATGCCAGTTTCTAAAGACGCTGGATGTCAAGAAGGAATAAAAGATGCTCCACTGATGATCCACGATcgtttaaaacaattatttgtgAAGACAACAAGGTCCAGAAATTGCTGGTACAAGGTGACTTTAGAAGTTGAAAAtatttctggtttcttcatcTCCTCTATTTTTAAGCAAGAAAAGAATAAGAACATGACGGGTGGAGACATGATGGAAGATGATTGGGAGTTTGCTTCATCCTCAAACCCTAACCGGAACGTAGTTCTTATCGGGCGTGCTCGTAACGGAAGGAGCACAAAAGATAACATCACCCTTAGAAGGAAAGTGTTCAAGTCCAAATACCTCTCTAGAGCAGTGACTAATACATCTGAGTCACAAAGATTTGTACGAGAATGTGGGCAGAACATCAATATCGTTGATACTCCTGGTCTGTTTGATTTGTCAATGACAGCTGAGTTTATCGCGAAAGAGATTGTGAGATGCATAACTCTTGCTGAAGATGGAATCCACGCTGTTCTATTTGTGTTCACTGTAAGGGGTCGGCCTACAGATGAAGAGAAATTTTCTCTGTATCAGTTGCAAACACTTTTCGGTAGTAAGACCGCTGTCTATATGATCACTGTCCTTACCGGTGGGAATATTTTGCAAGACAGTGATGAGACGTTGGAGGAATACTTGGGTCAGGAGTGCCCTGAGTTTCTGAAAGAGATTCTTGAACTATGTGACAATCGAATGATACTGTTTAATAACAAGACCAAAGATAAGCGCAAGAAGGCAGAGCAAGTTGAGAAGCTTATGTCACTTGTTGATGGAAAACCGTTTACAGATGAGTTGTTCCATGAGTTACAGGAAGAGGCTATCAAGCTAGGGGATCAGAAAAAGCAGGTTGAGCGTCTGAAAGGTTATTCAAAGAGTGAGTTATTGGACAAGTTCAAGAGATTCAAAATACTTGCTGAACAAGAAACGAGAACTACAATCATAACGTTACGAACAGATAGAGTTGGAAAGCTTGTGTCTTATGAGTTCCAAGCCTACAGTGATGAACAGAGGAAGAAACCAAACCTTGAGGTGCTTAGAGTCTTTAATTACATTAATTATGCAAAGACAGATTCTGCTGGAGCAGAAAGTTGGAGGAATTCTGGAACTTTTATCTTGAGAGAGTTCAGCAGTATTGGTTTAAGGGGAGTCAAAGATATTGCATCAGCAGAAGAAAGTTCTCAAGACACTAGAGTTATGAGTGAAAACGGGACGAACGAGAAATTAAacagagaggaagaagagaataaTGTCAATGGTGATGAACAAGAATGGTCACAATCTCAGTTAAGGAGATCTACGAGAGTAAATGTGAGACCAGCGTATCTGGATGATTATGCTCTTACCATAGAAACAGagtgtgtttattttttattggtaaTAAACAAGGAGTCATGGATAGAAGCGTGTAAGGAACGGCCATTGTGTCAAAAGAAGAATCTTCTAGTCATGGTTGTGGATGACTTGCGCGTATCTGAAGCTCTACAAGCAGAAGCTAACTGGTATCACCAGATTGCAGAGAGAAAACTGAAGGAAGTTGAAAAACGTGAAGATGATCTTGCTCGACGTCTTACATCCTTCAAGCCAGCGGTTTGA